A DNA window from Hydra vulgaris chromosome 13, alternate assembly HydraT2T_AEP contains the following coding sequences:
- the LOC136089773 gene encoding uncharacterized protein LOC136089773, producing MSSHSAVVSALASEARDPWFNAKSEARDPWFNAKSEARDPWFNAKSEARDPWFNAKSEARDPWFNAKSEARDPWFNAKSEARDPWFNAKSEARDPWFNAKSETRDPWFNAKSEAKDPWFNAKSEARDPWFNAKSEARDPWFNAKSGQE from the coding sequence ATGAGCAGCcatagcgcagtggttagcgcgcttgcctcagaagctagagatccgtggttcaacgCTAAATCAGAAGCtagagatccgtggttcaacgCTAAATCAGAAGCtagagatccgtggttcaacgCTAAATCAGAAGCtagagatccgtggttcaacgCTAAATCAGAAGCtagagatccgtggttcaacgCTAAATCAGAAGCtagagatccgtggttcaacgCTAAATCAGAAGCtagagatccgtggttcaacgCTAAATCAGAAGCtagagatccgtggttcaacgCTAAATCAGAAACtagagatccgtggttcaacgCTAAATCAGAAGCtaaagatccgtggttcaacgCTAAATCAGAAGCtagagatccgtggttcaacgCTAAATCAGAAGCtagagatccgtggttcaacgCTAAATCAGGGCAAGAATAA
- the LOC136089774 gene encoding putative nuclease HARBI1, which translates to MTPTKYEHLLSLIAPAITKSSLRRETIGASERLKVTLRYIFGGTSQIDLAGMFRISPTSVGRIINETCIAIWTILLAKEYISYPRSEDEWKAIANEFEKKWNFFNCIGAIDGKHIVMQTPSRSGSFYFNYKKSHSIVLMAICNVNYEFTLIDIGDTGRNSDSVVFKNSKIGIAFESNLLHIPEPKKPNGSNVKLPYVLIGDEAFPLYLMKLYPKEILSLKKRIYNYRLSRARRIIENTFGILAARCRIFRKPIIANEKTVINVTKAATALHNYLMHGRQFEPLNQYCPLGFVDCETSSGLLAGEWRSNVSDYQGITTLQKQLGSNNYSRDAKAVRELFRDFFNSSRSGSMAI; encoded by the coding sequence atGACACCTACAAAGTATGAACATTTGTTAAGCTTAATTGCACCAGCGATTACAAAATCTTCTCTCAGACGTGAAACAATTGGAGCTAGTGAAAGATTAAAGGTCACTTTGAGATACATTTTTGGAGGCACTTCACAAATAGATTTAGCTGGTATGTTTCGAATAAGTCCGACTTCCGTCGGAAGAATAATAAACGAAACCTGTATTGCTATATGGACTATTTTGCTGGCTAAAGAATATATTAGCTATCCAAGAAGCGAAGATGAATGGAAAGCTATAGCAAACGAGTTTGAGAAGAAATGGAACTTCTTCAATTGCATAGGGGCTATTGATGGGAAACATATTGTTATGCAAACCCCTTCAAGATCAGGGTCATTCtactttaattacaaaaaatctcACTCAATTGTTTTGATGGCTATTTGCAATGTAAACTATGAATTCACACTTATTGACATTGGTGATACTGGTAGAAACAGTGATAGTGTTGTattcaaaaatagtaaaataggAATTGCTTTTGAATCAAACTTATTGCATATCCCAGAACCTAAAAAACCAAATGGTTCAAATGTAAAACTGCCCTACGTTCTTATTGGAGATGAGGCATTTCCTCTCTATTTAATGAAACTATATCCTAAGGAaatattgtctttaaaaaaaagaatatataattatagattGTCACGTGCTCGTAGAATAATAGAAAATACTTTTGGGATTCTGGCAGCAAGATGCAGAATTTTTCGCAAACCAATTATTGCAAACGAAAAAACTGTAATTAATGTTACTAAAGCTGCAACTGCTCTGCATAACTACCTTATGCATGGTCGTCAGTTTGAACCTTTAAATCAATATTGCCCTTTAGGATTTGTGGATTGTGAAACATCCTCTGGTTTGCTAGCTGGAGAATGGCGAAGCAATGTTTCAGATTACCAAGGGATAACaactttacaaaaacaattaggCTCAAATAATTATTCTCGTGATGCAAAAGCAGTAAGAGAATTATTTCGAGACTTCTTTAATTCCTCAAGGTCAGGTTCCATGGCAATATGA